The genomic interval AAAGTAGAAGTAACATTTATAAAAGTACCGCTTTTTCTCTCACGAAAATAGGGTGTAAAAGCTTTTGAAACTCTAACGACTCCAAATAAATTCGTAACAATCTGACGTTCGATTTGAACCTCACTTAAAGATTCTAACGCTCCAATTAATCCATAACCCGCATTATTCAAAACAACATCTACCGTATAATTTTCAATAATATTTTGAATCGTAGAATTAATTTGTTCCGAATTTGTAACATCTAAAGGTAAAACAATTACGTTTTTTAATAAAGTTAATTCTGTTTCCTTTTCAGGATTTCGCATAGTGGCAATTACCTGCCAGCCTTTGCTTTGAAATAATTTTGCTGTTGATTTTCCTAAACCAGTTGAAGCTCCTGTAATAAAAATTGTTTTTTGCATTTTTAATTGCTTTAAAATTATAATGCAAAGATGTACCGAAACAAAAACCTGCTTTTAGTCGTTTTGGATAATTGATTAGCCAAAATGACGGTTCTTAAATAAACTTAATCACCGCCGCATCCACCACATGAACTTCCACACGAACTTCCGCAGGAGTTTCCACATGAGCTCCCGCATGAACTTCCAGATCCTGAACTACTGTTTGATGAAGTAAATTTATTATTTTCAGGCATTGCTAAAGGCATAAAAGAAACTGTCAGACCTCCATATAAAAAATAATTCCATTGCCAGTCTTGCTCAGGATCGGTATTGTTTTTTTCCTTTTTGAAAGTTGAATGAATTGTATTAAAAAATAAGTAGTTTACTATTTTCTTAAAGTAATAATAAGATATCGCAGCTAAAATTATAGTTAGAAAAACAATTTTAGTTACTGCTTTTTCTCTTGAAATTCCTATAATAATCCTGCTAACACCTATACTTAAAAGAAGTCCAAAAACCAACATCGCTGCTTTTATAATAAATAAAAACTGCTTAGAATCTAAAATCGTTTCTCTGATTTTTTCAACTCCTTTTTTTATTTGTTGAAATACTGGTTTGTTCTTAATTAATTGGTTTAACTGAGGGTAAGGTATTAAATCATACTCTTTCATAATTTCAATGACACAATTTTCATATGGATTATTTGTTAGCTTATCATCGATTAAGTTTAATTTATTGCCTGTAACCTGTACTCTTCTATTTTCAATTAGATTATTTACAACTCCATGAATTACATAATCTAAATCATTTTTTTGAAAAAAAATTAATTCAAAAGGTGTAAGATTACTGATAATTAATTTGGGCTTAATTTTTTCAATCATTGAATTACAAGCTTTTTTAACAAATTGCATCAATATGAATGTGACAAAAGCAAACAAGAATATATAATACCATACAAAATTTGGATTACCAATTTGAATCAAAACTGGTTTTATAAGAAAAGAAATAGGAAAACTTAAAAGTATAAATGACGCTAAGAAAATTATTTTTAATATTCCGAGATTATAATTAGCATTGTTTAATTGAAGTGAAGCCATTGGATTTCTAAAAATCCAAATTTCTTCTGGCTGCTTTCCAAAATTTAATTCGTATAAGTTTTTAGTAACTTCTTTTGCTTTATGAAATTTATCTTTTTCTGCCTTATTATGTGTCGATGGAATATGTTCAATCCTTTTTGATAAAATGTTGCATAAATCAGAATACGAATTCGTAAATATTAAATGCTGATGCCAAACAATATCAACAATTTCCGAAGGTGAAACCATTTCATTTGACGTTGCTGCGAGATACATAAACTTTTTATATTCTAAGATTGCCTTTTTAGTAAAATAAATAGTCCAGCTATTTTCTGAGGCTAATCTTGTTGAAAATCCATATTCATCATTTGGATTGTCAAGGTCAAATTTTTCAATTTGATTCCAAAGTTGTGTATCCATAAATAATTAAAGCTCTTTCGTTAAACGGTCTAACTCTTTTAATAAAGTTGGCATTCTAAATTCGCCAGCCATACTTTCTATTTTTTGAAAAGCATCTTGTAAATCAATTCCAATAGAAGTTATAAATAATGGTTTTATACTATCACCTCTAAATAAAGGTTTTTTATTTTTTTCGATACTGGCAAAATTAGTTTTAGCAACACCAATAATCGGAATCTGCTTATTTAACTTTTCATATAAATGTCCGCCTAATCCGTATTTTTTTTCATCATCTAAATACACAAATCCATCTACAACAATTGCTTCAATATTTTCCAGATCAATCTGATTCAATAAACTGATGATACACGGCAATTCTCTTCTGTAAAATTCTCCCGGAATATATTCTGAAACATTATCGATTATTTCTGAATGAATTTTAAAGTTTTTATCTTCATTCCAATTGTTAAATTCAAGGCATACTGTTTTGGCTTTATTATCGAAATAATAAGTATCAAAGGCTAATATCATGTTTATTTTTATTCTTTTAAACTCTTAATGAACCACGAAAACCTCGCGCTGCATAATACGAATCGGCACCATTATGATATACAAAAACAGTATCATAACGAAAATCTGAAAAAATTGCCCCACCTAATTTTCGAATATTATCAGGCGTTAAAATCCAGCTTGAAGTTTTGGTATCAAATTTTCCTAGTTTTTGAAGGCTACGATATTCTTCTTCATTCAAAATTTGAATTCCCATTTCTTGAGCCATATTTATTGCGCTGTCTGTAGGTTTATTTTCTTTTCTTTTTTCTAATGCTTGGTGATCGTAGCAAATACTTCTGCGTCCTTTTGGACTTTCTGCCGAACAATCATAAAAAATATATTCATTTGCTTTTTCATCATAACCTACAACATCCGGTTCGCCTTCGGTTCTCTCCATTTCATCAAGTGACCAAATTTTTTTAGGATTAGCTTTCAGTTTTTCCTGAACCTTTTCCCATTTTATACCTTGATGGCGATGCATATTATTTTCAAAACGTGCTTCTAAAACACTCAATAATGATTCTTCCTGTTCTAGGGATAATATGTTTTTTTGACTCATCTTTTTTAATTTAGTATTCGATTAATCATTTAACCCTTTTCCATCCAAAATATTCGGAATATTTTTTTCTACACGAGCTTCACGGGTTTTGGATTGTTTGGGCTGAGAAAAATGAAGTAAGTAAGCTCTCTGTCTTCCGGGAGTTAAGGCAAAAAAAGATTTTTGAAGATCCGGCATTTCATCTAATTTTTTTTGAAACTCTTCACAAACAGGAAAATCAGAAGTTTTTTTCAATTCAACTTTTAAACCTGCTTTTTCTATTTCAACAGCTTGATAAATATATGTTTTTAAAACCGCTTTTAAATCAACTATCTCCTGAAGACTTGTAAATCGTATTTGTCGTGCAGCCTGAACATTTTCTGATTGTTGAATTAAAATTCCATCTGTATCTTTTAATAAAGCC from Flavobacterium sp. carries:
- a CDS encoding endonuclease V encodes the protein MILAFDTYYFDNKAKTVCLEFNNWNEDKNFKIHSEIIDNVSEYIPGEFYRRELPCIISLLNQIDLENIEAIVVDGFVYLDDEKKYGLGGHLYEKLNKQIPIIGVAKTNFASIEKNKKPLFRGDSIKPLFITSIGIDLQDAFQKIESMAGEFRMPTLLKELDRLTKEL
- a CDS encoding DUF4256 domain-containing protein; the protein is MSQKNILSLEQEESLLSVLEARFENNMHRHQGIKWEKVQEKLKANPKKIWSLDEMERTEGEPDVVGYDEKANEYIFYDCSAESPKGRRSICYDHQALEKRKENKPTDSAINMAQEMGIQILNEEEYRSLQKLGKFDTKTSSWILTPDNIRKLGGAIFSDFRYDTVFVYHNGADSYYAARGFRGSLRV
- a CDS encoding DUF1801 domain-containing protein, whose product is MLDNNENPKVDFFFDKANKWQEELVLMRKIALECQLNEELKWGVPCYTFKDSNVVLIHAFKEYCAFLFFKGALLKDTDGILIQQSENVQAARQIRFTSLQEIVDLKAVLKTYIYQAVEIEKAGLKVELKKTSDFPVCEEFQKKLDEMPDLQKSFFALTPGRQRAYLLHFSQPKQSKTREARVEKNIPNILDGKGLND